The following proteins come from a genomic window of Sphaerisporangium rubeum:
- a CDS encoding M12 family metallopeptidase, which yields MTSAGDDHDDYDAHQIGPHCASPPQSVPAEAAAVSGVRLAALISGRLKWLNGTVLHYYFFDKEEDGSTVTLADGGTAFVSWVGDQTQRAAVRAAFEQWKSLGIGLEFAEVTDRAEAEIRIGFMRGDGSWSYLGRDALGIPIGERTVNYGWRLDTPHGRTTALHEIGHVIGMPHEHQSPFSGLVWDEEAVYREFSGPPNSWSRPKIFHNILRKLDASEVDGSLFDYRSVMEYAFGPGLILEPEEFRRGLVPPGGLSAADEEFARRWYPGLAPAGPPRLAAFTSMPLGLAPGRQADYLIIPEGTRDYTVATFGDSDTVLGLFEEIDGEPRYVRADDDAGTERNSTVTARLVKGRRYIARVRLYSTRGSGQTAIMYW from the coding sequence ATGACATCGGCCGGCGACGACCACGACGACTACGACGCACACCAGATCGGCCCGCACTGCGCGTCGCCGCCGCAGTCCGTGCCCGCGGAGGCCGCCGCCGTCAGCGGCGTCCGGCTCGCGGCACTGATCAGCGGCCGGCTCAAGTGGCTGAACGGCACCGTGCTGCACTACTACTTCTTCGACAAGGAGGAGGACGGCTCGACCGTCACCCTGGCCGACGGCGGCACCGCGTTCGTGTCCTGGGTGGGGGACCAGACGCAGCGCGCCGCCGTGCGCGCCGCCTTCGAGCAGTGGAAGAGCCTCGGCATCGGGCTGGAGTTCGCCGAGGTGACCGACCGCGCCGAGGCCGAGATCAGGATCGGCTTCATGCGCGGTGACGGTTCGTGGTCCTACCTCGGCCGCGACGCGCTCGGCATCCCCATCGGGGAGCGCACCGTGAACTACGGCTGGCGGCTGGACACCCCGCACGGCCGTACCACCGCGCTGCACGAGATCGGCCACGTCATCGGCATGCCGCATGAGCACCAGAGCCCGTTCTCCGGCCTGGTGTGGGACGAGGAGGCGGTCTACCGGGAGTTCTCGGGTCCGCCGAACAGCTGGTCGCGGCCGAAGATCTTCCACAACATCCTGCGCAAGCTCGACGCCTCAGAGGTGGACGGCTCACTGTTCGACTACCGATCGGTCATGGAGTACGCCTTCGGGCCCGGCCTGATCCTGGAACCCGAGGAGTTCCGCCGCGGCCTGGTCCCCCCGGGAGGGCTCTCCGCGGCCGACGAGGAGTTCGCGCGCCGCTGGTACCCCGGCCTCGCGCCGGCCGGCCCGCCGCGGCTCGCGGCGTTCACCTCGATGCCGCTCGGGCTGGCCCCCGGCCGGCAGGCCGACTACCTGATCATCCCCGAGGGCACCCGCGACTACACCGTGGCGACCTTCGGGGACAGTGACACCGTGCTCGGCCTGTTCGAGGAGATCGACGGCGAGCCGCGGTACGTGCGGGCCGACGACGACGCCGGGACCGAGCGCAACTCCACGGTGACCGCGCGGCTGGTCAAGGGACGCCGCTACATCGCCAGGGTGCGGCTGTACT